From a single Pseudoliparis swirei isolate HS2019 ecotype Mariana Trench chromosome 12, NWPU_hadal_v1, whole genome shotgun sequence genomic region:
- the LOC130202167 gene encoding cytochrome P450 2K1-like produces MEMLDLVLQTSSSVSLWGALVVLFIVYLVSSSSFSSQKDRKGPPGPRPLPLLGNLLQLDLKRPHDTLLKLSKTYGSVFTIYMGPQKVVVLAGYKTVKEALVTNADQFGERESVRILLDTNRGHGIFTANGDSWKEMRRFAFTNLRDFGMGKKACEDKITEECEQLIEVFRTFKGEAFDTTNPMNYAVSNIICSMVYGSRFEYDDPQFKSLVDRMTRNTKLMGSPSIQLYNMFPWICKWTFNRREIHKSFAFNRKQNSELFGQLKETLNPQKCRGFVDAFLVRKQNMEESGNTNSHFHDENLMITVMNLFAAGTDTTSTTLRWGLLLMAKYPKIQNQVQEELSRTIGSRQVQVEDRKNLPFADAVIHETQRLASILPMVAHRTSQDVTFQGHFIEKGTKVVPLLSSVLHDESEWEEPHSFHPAHFLDKDGKFIKRDAFMPFSAGRRVCVGESLARMELFIFFVSLLQHFRFTPPSGVSEDELDLTPGVGFTSARAHMLCAVSCV; encoded by the exons ATGGAGATGTTAGATCTGGTTCTCCAGACCTCCAGCTCTGTCTCCCTGTGGGGGGCTCTGGTGGTCCTGTTCATCGTCTACCTCGTCTCATCCTCCAGCTTCAGCTCCCagaaggacaggaagggaccTCCGGGACCAAGACCACTTCCCCTCCTGGGGAACCTGCTGCAGCTGGACCTCAAGAGACCGCACGACACACTACTGAAG CTTTCCAAGACATATGGATCGGTGTTCACCATCTATATGGGACCCCAAAAAGTGGTGGTCCTGGCTGGATACAAGACGGTGAAGGAGGCGCTGGTCACCAACGCGGATCAGTTTGGTGAAAGGGAGTCCGTGCGAATACTCCTCGACACCAACCGGGGCCACG GGATTTTTACGGCGAACGGCGACTCGTGGAAAGAGATGCGGCGCTTCGCCTTCACCAACCTGAGAGACTTCGGGATGGGCAAGAAGGCGTGCGAGGACAAAATCACAGAGGAATGTGAGCAGCTTATTGAGGTGTTTAGGACATTCAAAG GAGAAGCTTTCGATACGACGAACCCAATGAACTACGCGGTCTCTAATATTATCTGCTCCATGGTTTATGGCAGCAGATTTGAGTACGACGACCCGCAGTTTAAATCTTTGGTCGATAGAATGACCAGAAACACTAAACTCATGGGCTCTCCGTCCATACAG CTTTACAACATGTTCCCATGGATCTGCAAATGGACTTTCAACAGAAGAGAAATCCACAAGAGCTTCGCCTTCAATAGGAAACAGAACTCTGAGCTTTTCGGACAATTGAAAGAGACTCTGAACCCACAGAAGTGCCGAGGATTTGTGGACGCCTTTCTGGTCCGAAAGCAAAACATGGAG GAATCTGGGAACACCAACAGCCACTTCCATGATGAAAACCTCATGATAACGGTCATGAACCTGTTTGCCGCCGGCACCGACACCACGTCCACGACGCTCAGATGGGGTCTTCTGTTGATGGCCAAGTATCCAAAGATACAGA ACCAGGTCCAGGAGGAGCTGAGCAGGACGATAGGAAGTCGCCAGGTGCAGGTCGAGGACCGGAAGAACTTGCCCTTCGCAGACGCCGTCATCCACGAGACGCAGAGGCTGGCCAGCATCCTCCCCATGGTAGCGCACAGGACCAGCCAGGACGTCACCTTCCAGGGTCACTTCATCGAGAAG GGGACCAAAGTGGTTCCTCTCTTGTCATCCGTCCTGCATGATGAGagtgagtgggaggagcctcacaGCTTTCATCCCGCTCACTTCCTGGACAAAGACGGGAAGTTCATCAAGCGAGACGCCTTCATGCCTTTTTCTGCAG ggCGGAGGGTTTGTGTCGGCGAGAGTCTGGCCAGGATGgagctcttcatcttcttcgtcaGCCTCCTGCAACACTTTCGTTTCACTCCTCCGTCCGGAGTCTCGGAGGACGAACTGGATCTGACTCCCGGCGTGGGCTTCACCTCAGCCCGGGCCCACATGCTGTGCGCTGTCTCCTGTGTTTGA
- the LOC130202181 gene encoding uncharacterized protein LOC130202181 isoform X2 produces MNQSGFLLLLLPPVSPSDTQRNRGATCRVTRRGKNATHETFNVIGQTNEHSVNHKGPPTSQKQSPRSSDGGRGSMAEFRGLQVTSLLLLLQFTAVTGGTLVSLNVTAGEEVTLPSDHVKEDQQSCNASTWLHSRKEAAVELFNLGKIKTNTDKADRLSLTANCSLVIGNVEVKDGGHYTYRQFNRAGEQHGPDVQVQLSVHKTKGTTSERKNETSSANSDHFVWLWVLVPVGLAALSVVIAVAVVRRRRTTGSRTRMDESIEPISDHEATPPGPGTSPAEADPEESVSYASVSYTKKADGGAQVRVREDEDEDDEVTYSSVKS; encoded by the exons atgaatcagtcgggtttcctcctgctcctccttcctcccgtctccccctctgatacacagaggaacagaggggcgacgtgtcgggtgacgcggcgcggaaagaacgcaacacacgaaaccttcaacgtgattggtcaaaccaatgaacactcagtaaatcacaaaggacctcccacctcacag AAGCAGTCGCCCAGAAGCTCAGACGGAGGGAGAGGCTCCATGGCCGAGTTCAGAGGGCTTCAGGTGActtcactgctgctgctgctccagttcACAG CAGTAACTGGAGGGACCCTCGTCTCCCTCAACGTCACAGCTGGAGAAGAAGTCACTTTGCCTTCTGACCATGTGAAAGAAGATCAGCAGAGCTGTAACGCGAGTACTTGGCTTCACAGTAGAAAAGAAGCAGCAGTGGAGCTCTTTAATCTGGGGAAGATTAAAACCAATACAGATAAAGCCGACAGACTGAGTTTGACAGCAAACTGTTCTCTGGTTATCGGAAATGTAGAAGTCAAAGATGGTGGTCATTACACCTACAGACAGTTTAACAGAGCAGGAGAACAACACGGTCCAGATGTTCAGGTGCAACTGTCTGTTCATAAGA CTAAAGGAACCACGTCGGAGAGGAAGAACGAGACATCGTCTGCAAACAGTGACCATTTtg tgtggCTCTGGGTCCTAGTGCCCGTGGGGTTAGCAGCTCTCTCCGTCGTCATCGCGGTGGCCGTCGTCAGGCGGAGGAGAACCACAG GGAGCCGAACGCGGATGGATGAAAGCATC GAACCGATCTCAGACCACGAGGCGACTCCGCCCGGCCCCGGAACCAGTCCGGCCGAG GCGGATCCTGAAGAAAGTGTTTCCTACGCCTCCGTCAGCTACACCAAGAAGGCCGACGGTGGCGCCCAG GTGAGGGTaagagaggatgaagatgaggatgacGAGGTGACCTACAGCTCAGTGAAGTCTTGA
- the LOC130202181 gene encoding uncharacterized protein LOC130202181 isoform X1 → MNQSGFLLLLLPPVSPSDTQRNRGATCRVTRRGKNATHETFNVIGQTNEHSVNHKGPPTSQKQSPRSSDGGRGSMAEFRGLQVTSLLLLLQFTAAVTGGTLVSLNVTAGEEVTLPSDHVKEDQQSCNASTWLHSRKEAAVELFNLGKIKTNTDKADRLSLTANCSLVIGNVEVKDGGHYTYRQFNRAGEQHGPDVQVQLSVHKTKGTTSERKNETSSANSDHFVWLWVLVPVGLAALSVVIAVAVVRRRRTTGSRTRMDESIEPISDHEATPPGPGTSPAEADPEESVSYASVSYTKKADGGAQVRVREDEDEDDEVTYSSVKS, encoded by the exons atgaatcagtcgggtttcctcctgctcctccttcctcccgtctccccctctgatacacagaggaacagaggggcgacgtgtcgggtgacgcggcgcggaaagaacgcaacacacgaaaccttcaacgtgattggtcaaaccaatgaacactcagtaaatcacaaaggacctcccacctcacag AAGCAGTCGCCCAGAAGCTCAGACGGAGGGAGAGGCTCCATGGCCGAGTTCAGAGGGCTTCAGGTGActtcactgctgctgctgctccagttcACAG CAGCAGTAACTGGAGGGACCCTCGTCTCCCTCAACGTCACAGCTGGAGAAGAAGTCACTTTGCCTTCTGACCATGTGAAAGAAGATCAGCAGAGCTGTAACGCGAGTACTTGGCTTCACAGTAGAAAAGAAGCAGCAGTGGAGCTCTTTAATCTGGGGAAGATTAAAACCAATACAGATAAAGCCGACAGACTGAGTTTGACAGCAAACTGTTCTCTGGTTATCGGAAATGTAGAAGTCAAAGATGGTGGTCATTACACCTACAGACAGTTTAACAGAGCAGGAGAACAACACGGTCCAGATGTTCAGGTGCAACTGTCTGTTCATAAGA CTAAAGGAACCACGTCGGAGAGGAAGAACGAGACATCGTCTGCAAACAGTGACCATTTtg tgtggCTCTGGGTCCTAGTGCCCGTGGGGTTAGCAGCTCTCTCCGTCGTCATCGCGGTGGCCGTCGTCAGGCGGAGGAGAACCACAG GGAGCCGAACGCGGATGGATGAAAGCATC GAACCGATCTCAGACCACGAGGCGACTCCGCCCGGCCCCGGAACCAGTCCGGCCGAG GCGGATCCTGAAGAAAGTGTTTCCTACGCCTCCGTCAGCTACACCAAGAAGGCCGACGGTGGCGCCCAG GTGAGGGTaagagaggatgaagatgaggatgacGAGGTGACCTACAGCTCAGTGAAGTCTTGA
- the LOC130202181 gene encoding uncharacterized protein LOC130202181 isoform X3: MAEFRGLQVTSLLLLLQFTAAVTGGTLVSLNVTAGEEVTLPSDHVKEDQQSCNASTWLHSRKEAAVELFNLGKIKTNTDKADRLSLTANCSLVIGNVEVKDGGHYTYRQFNRAGEQHGPDVQVQLSVHKTKGTTSERKNETSSANSDHFVWLWVLVPVGLAALSVVIAVAVVRRRRTTGSRTRMDESIEPISDHEATPPGPGTSPAEADPEESVSYASVSYTKKADGGAQVRVREDEDEDDEVTYSSVKS; the protein is encoded by the exons ATGGCCGAGTTCAGAGGGCTTCAGGTGActtcactgctgctgctgctccagttcACAG CAGCAGTAACTGGAGGGACCCTCGTCTCCCTCAACGTCACAGCTGGAGAAGAAGTCACTTTGCCTTCTGACCATGTGAAAGAAGATCAGCAGAGCTGTAACGCGAGTACTTGGCTTCACAGTAGAAAAGAAGCAGCAGTGGAGCTCTTTAATCTGGGGAAGATTAAAACCAATACAGATAAAGCCGACAGACTGAGTTTGACAGCAAACTGTTCTCTGGTTATCGGAAATGTAGAAGTCAAAGATGGTGGTCATTACACCTACAGACAGTTTAACAGAGCAGGAGAACAACACGGTCCAGATGTTCAGGTGCAACTGTCTGTTCATAAGA CTAAAGGAACCACGTCGGAGAGGAAGAACGAGACATCGTCTGCAAACAGTGACCATTTtg tgtggCTCTGGGTCCTAGTGCCCGTGGGGTTAGCAGCTCTCTCCGTCGTCATCGCGGTGGCCGTCGTCAGGCGGAGGAGAACCACAG GGAGCCGAACGCGGATGGATGAAAGCATC GAACCGATCTCAGACCACGAGGCGACTCCGCCCGGCCCCGGAACCAGTCCGGCCGAG GCGGATCCTGAAGAAAGTGTTTCCTACGCCTCCGTCAGCTACACCAAGAAGGCCGACGGTGGCGCCCAG GTGAGGGTaagagaggatgaagatgaggatgacGAGGTGACCTACAGCTCAGTGAAGTCTTGA